A window of Torulaspora globosa chromosome 8, complete sequence contains these coding sequences:
- the TDP1 gene encoding tyrosyl-DNA phosphodiesterase 1 (ancestral locus Anc_6.121): MPQIVSVPSSQESQVKGCLKTNVVLGEIGRLEMEISECRRAVAERWSKVEYRQTQIKSDTAECNDDSAVSTDVEGYSDERVLKKVKREVIDLTASDEEIETPISSDFKLVRSEVLDSNVASSHFISFDQIFGDKTLKKSILFSYQYELDFLLARFHGKVEEIILVAQTGTIRPSSAPAAIALTDRLSIIEFNMPQFTCHHSKMVINFYDDGSCRIFMPSNNFTYAEANYPQQVCWCSPRLERARDAYVRGFSAFQDSLLDYLGTYKLRKISERVVSSIKTVDFSPLQDVTFVFSSPSNEIASGLQSLAKIISGGARDEAGGRAYHYLCQSSTIGAAVSKKTHANLFTHVFIPILHGIISPKSKLLSTEALLNEFKVRHIVPHLVYPTVEEIRTSPLGWLCSGWFHFNYNRDMAHYNMLSKQFSVFRKQDSRRVSQNRRTTPSHSKFYMKFTTELEAELGTSMGLDWCLYTSSNLSRTAWGTGTARPRNYEVGVLLKAGARELICRSFTDVTYRDSSNFKLKPNSQLVLVPFTLPVIPYDAKQADEAFCMSKDYDLNDIDGMPYPHN; this comes from the coding sequence ATGCCACAGATAGTGTCAGTCCCTTCAAGCCAAGAATCTCAGGTCAAGGGATGCTTGAAGACCAATGTGGTATTGGGAGAAATAGGTAGACTGGAAATGGAGATATCTGAGTGCAGAAGAGCTGTTGCTGAGCGGTGGAGCAAGGTAGAATACCGTCAGACGCAAATCAAATCTGATACTGCAGAATGCAATGATGATAGCGCTGTGAGCACTGATGTTGAGGGTTATTCGGATGAGAgagttttgaagaaggttaaGCGAGAGGTTATAGATCTTACCGCttccgatgaagagatAGAGACGCCGATAAGCTCTGATTTCAAGCTTGTGCGGTCTGAAGTTTTAGATTCGAACGTTGCATCTAGccatttcatcagctttgaCCAGATATTCGGCGATAAaactctgaagaaaagcatTCTCTTTAGCTATCAATATGAGTTGGATTTTTTGCTGGCCCGCTTCCACGGCAAGGTGGAGGAGATAATCCTTGTCGCGCAGACGGGCACTATTCGACCATCTTCAGCACCTGCAGCGATCGCTCTGACCGATCGGCTGTCGATTATAGAGTTCAACATGCCTCAGTTCACTTGCCATCATTCCAAGATGGTTATTAATTTTTATGACGACGGTTCCTGTCGAATTTTCATGCCCTCCAACAATTTTACATACGCAGAAGCTAACTATCCACAGCAGGTTTGTTGGTGTAGCCCGCGGTTGGAACGAGCCAGAGACGCTTATGTGCGAGGGTTTTCAGCTTTCCAAGACAGTCTTCTCGACTATCTTGGCACCTACAAGCTGAGAAAAATCTCGGAAAGGGTTGTTTCGAGCATCAAAACTGTCGATTTTTCTCCATTACAAGACGTAACTTTCgtcttttcttctccaagcAACGAGATAGCATCCGGACTCCAGAGCCTGGCCAAAATCATCTCTGGAGGCGCGCGTGATGAGGCTGGTGGACGCGCGTACCACTACCTGTGTCAATCATCCACGATAGGTGCAGCCGTCTCAAAGAAAACTCATGCGAATTTGTTCACCCATGTGTTCATACCTATTCTACATGGTATAATTTCGCCGAAATCGAAGTTACTGAGTACTGAGGCTCTCCTGAACGAGTTCAAGGTGAGACATATAGTGCCACACCTGGTCTATCCCACTGTCGAAGAGATAAGAACGTCACCGCTGGGGTGGCTTTGTTCGGGCTGGTTCCACTTCAATTACAACAGGGATATGGCTCACTACAACATGCTCTCAAAACAGTTTAGCGTCTTTCGCAAGCAGGATTCGCGGCGAGTGTCCCAAAACAGGAGAACGACTCCTTCACATTCGAAATTTTATATGAAATTTACAACGGAGCTTGAGGCCGAGCTAGGAACTTCCATGGGCCTCGACTGGTGTCTATACACTTCATCTAACCTGAGTCGAACCGCTTGGGGGACCGGCACCGCACGTCCGCGAAACTACGAAGTTGGTGTTTTACTCAAAGCGGGCGCGAGGGAGCTGATCTGCCGAAGCTTCACCGACGTTACTTACAGAGATTCCtcaaatttcaagctcaaaCCCAATTCCCAGCTTGTGCTGGTGCCATTTACACTTCCGGTTATACCGTATGACGCCAAGCAAGCGGACGAAGCATTTTGCATGAGCAAAGATTACGACCTTAATGATATAGATGGAATGCCATATCCCCACAACTAA
- the PCS60 gene encoding Pcs60p (ancestral locus Anc_6.120) — MALTASFNDTFRVSDNIAVVVPETGVEITYRDLSHQVGHFQTLFQDPQSPLYDFALRQSTVAISMTNGLEFIVAFLGATMDSKIGAPLNPNYKSEEFNFYLNDLQTKIVVVPRGTVGREKDAEILKSARKFGCYIVELHFNKERFRVEYDVYSPDDNYRANKFSSLNNAVFVNHDSVRFPGFARSSDVALILHTSGTTSKPKTVPLLHLNIVRSTYNIARTYKLADTDRSYVVMPLFHVHGLIGVLLSTFLSQGSVIVPKRFSAKKFWDEFITYKANWFSCVPTISMIMLNMPRPSKMPSIRFIRSCSAALAPATFHKLESEFNAPVLEAYAMTEASHQMTSNNLPPGKRKPGTVGQPQGVEVVILDDKDNVLAPGQIGEVSIRGENVTLGYAHNEKANKENFTKRLNYFRTGDQGFFDPEGFLVLTGRIKELINRGGEKISPIELDGIMLLHPKVDEAVAFGVQDKTYGQVVQAAVVLKKGEKLSYEELAKFIADRAAKFKVPSKIYFVEKLPKTATGKIQRRIIASAFAGSQTPGSKL; from the coding sequence ATGGCCTTAACAGCCTCTTTCAATGATACTTTTCGTGTTTCTGACAACATCGCAGTGGTTGTTCCCGAGACAGGAGTTGAGATAACGTATCGCGATCTTTCCCATCAGGTAGGTCACTTTCAGACACTATTCCAGGACCCCCAATCGCCGCTGTATGATTTCGCTTTACGTCAGAGTACTGTTGCAATCTCAATGACCAATGGATTGGAATTTATCGTGGCTTTCTTGGGGGCAACGATGGATTCCAAGATCGGTGCGCCATTAAATCCAAACTACAAATCAGAGGAGTTCAACTTTTATTTGAACGATTTGCAAACCAAGATTGTCGTTGTACCTAGAGGCACTGTCGGTCGCGAGAAGGATGcagaaatcttgaagagcGCAAGAAAGTTTGGTTGTTACATTGTCGAGTTACACTTCAACAAGGAGAGATTCAGAGTTGAATACGATGTCTATTCGCCAGATGATAACTACCGCGCAAACAAGTTTTCGTCGTTGAATAATGCTGTATTTGTCAACCACGACTCCGTCAGATTCCCCGGTTTTGCTCGTTCAAGCGACGTCGCACTGATTTTGCACACCAGTGGGACCACTTCCAAGCCCAAGACCGTCCCGCTGTTGCACCTCAACATTGTCAGAAGCACTTACAACATTGCCCGTACCTATAAGCTCGCTGATACCGATCGCTCATATGTAGTGATGCCCTTGTTCCACGTTCATGGATTGATAGGAGTCTTGTTGTCTACCTTCCTGTCCCAGGGTTCCGTGATAGTGCCCAAAAGGTTCAGTGCTAAGAAATTCTGGGACGAATTCATCACTTACAAGGCCAATTGGTTCAGTTGCGTGCCAACCATTAGTATGATCATGCTGAACATGCCAAGACCCAGTAAAATGCCAAGCATCAGATTTATCAGATCCTGTTCAGCAGCACTTGCGCCAGCAACATTTCACAAGCTCGAATCCGAATTCAATGCGCCCGTGCTGGAGGCCTACGCGATGACGGAGGCTTCGCACCAAATGACGTCCAACAACTTGCCACCGGGCAAAAGAAAGCCCGGCACCGTGGGTCAGCCCCAGGGCGTCGAAGTCGTAATTCTCGATGATAAGGACAACGTGCTGGCACCGGGTCAAATCGGTGAAGTATCCATTAGAGGCGAAAACGTCACCTTAGGATACGCGCACAACGAGAAGGCCAACAAGGAGAACTTCACTAAACGACTAAACTACTTCAGAACTGGTGACCAGGGATTCTTCGACCCAGAGGGGTTCCTAGTATTAACCGGAAGAATCAAGGAACTGATAAACAGAGGCGGCGAAAAGATCTCGCCAATTGAACTCGACGGGATCATGCTCCTACATCCAAAAGTCGACGAAGCGGTTGCATTTGGCGTGCAAGATAAAACTTACGGTCAAGTTGTCCAGGCTGCAGTGGTACTGAAGAAGGGCGAGAAACTCAGCTATGAAGAACTTGCCAAATTCATCGCCGACAGGGCTGCCAAATTCAAAGTTCCGTCAAAGATCTATTTCGTAGAAAAACTCCCCAAGACCGCAACAGGCAAGATCCAGAGGAGAATCATTGCCAGCGCCTTCGCGGGCTCTCAAACACCAGGAAGTAAACTATAA
- the PDB1 gene encoding pyruvate dehydrogenase (acetyl-transferring) subunit E1 beta (ancestral locus Anc_6.119), whose product MNFRLSVPMAKRMAATTPFRLQTMRFASNKTMTVREALNSAMAEEMDRDDDVFIIGEEVAQYNGAYKVTKGLLDRFGERRVVDTPITEYGLCGLAVGAALKGLKPIVEFMSFNFSMQAIDHVVNSAAKTHYMSGGTQRCPIVFRGPNGAAVGVGAQHSQDFSAWYGSIPGLKVLVPYSAEDARGLLKAAIRDPNPVVFLENELLYGEKFEVSEECLSPDFTLPYKSKIEREGTDISIITYTRNVQFSLEAAEILDKKYGVSAEVINLRSIRPLDVEAIIKTVKKTNHLITVESTFPQFGVGSEIIAQIMESEAFDYLDAPVQRVTGADVPTPYAKELEDFAFPDPDTIVRAAKETLSIE is encoded by the coding sequence ATGAATTTCAGATTGTCGGTCCCAATGGCCAAGAGAATGGCCGCTACTACCCCTTTTAGACTACAGACGATGAGATTTGCCTCCAACAAGACGATGACCGTCAGAGAAGCCTTAAACAGCGCGATGGCCGAAGAGATGGACCGAGATGACGatgttttcatcattggTGAAGAAGTGGCTCAATATAATGGTGCTTACAAGGTTACTAAGGGTCTCCTCGACCGATTTGGTGAGCGTCGTGTGGTTGACACCCCCATCACCGAATACGGGCTCTGTGGTCTTGCAGTTGGTGCCGCTTTGAAGGGCCTAAAGCCTATAGTTGAGTTCATGTCATTCAACTTTTCGATGCAGGCCATCGACCATGTGGTCAACTCTGCTGCCAAGACCCACTATATGTCTGGTGGTACCCAGAGATGTCCAATAGTGTTCAGAGGCCCCAACGGTGCTGCTGTGGGTGTCGGTGCCCAACATTCTCAGGACTTTTCCGCCTGGTACGGTTCCATTCCCGGCCTGAAGGTGCTTGTCCCATATTCCGCAGAGGATGCTAGAGGTTTGCTTAAGGCTGCCATCAGAGATCCTAACCCTGTGGTCTTCCTGGAAAACGAGTTGCTATACGGtgagaaatttgaagttTCCGAGGAATGTTTGTCCCCAGATTTCACATTACCTTATAAATCCAAGATCGAAAGGGAGGGTACCGACATCTCCATCATTACTTATACCAGAAACGTCCAGTTCTCTCTAGAAGCGGCCGAGATCCTGGATAAAAAATATGGTGTCTCCGCTGAAGTTATCAACTTGCGTTCCATTAGACCATTGGACGTTGAAGCTATTATCAAAACCGTCAAGAAGACCAACCATTTGATCACTGTCGAATCAACTTTCCCACAGTTCGGTGTCGGTTCTGAAATTATCGCCCAGATCATGGAATCTGAAGCATTCGACTATCTAGACGCTCCAGTTCAAAGAGTCACTGGTGCCGATGTCCCAACCCCTTACGCGAAGGAATTGGAAGACTTTGCCTTCCCAGACCCTGACACCATCGTTAGGGCTGCAAAGGAAACTTTGTCCATAGAGTAA
- a CDS encoding uncharacterized protein (ancestral locus Anc_6.118), with amino-acid sequence MQGLATQGSLAPHDLPQFYLLVALYFVQGIPVGLAFGTIPFLLKSMAKETSFTTLGIFSIATYPYSLKILWSPIVDSIYSDKIGRRRSWIIPIQLVSGVLLFALGFAISRGLVFTGVDDAFHGRSDGIHDLSILALTFYFGTLVFLCATQDIAVDGWALTILSKQSLTYASTAQTVGMNIGYFLSFTIFLSLNSNDFANKYIRSVPKEYGLLSLGGYMKFSGAIYVLLTFYVIFYTKERPLQDILPMNYTTKKDDEPKVLVEYGDGDAIGTENTSSLIYTYKCFARILKLPTVRTLAVIHMISKLAFQCNEAATNLKLLEQGFKREDLAVTVLIDVPFEIIFGYYVAKWSSDANNSPHFSQNNGWSRWLVGDPGVLTPWLWGFLGRLASAILGSIVVKTFPKDGEIGKLYFLVVIVQHLLGSFMSTVQFVGISAFHTRIADPAVGGTYMTLLNTLSNFGGTWPRLVIMSMINYFSVYECYIPASKEKLRYHGKGMDVCTKDLNGDVSILRDGYYITNAICVTIGILLYFGFLKRKALQLQSMPITAWRCQ; translated from the coding sequence ATGCAAGGATTAGCTACACAGGGATCCCTCGCTCCTCATGATCTACCTCAGTTTTACCTGCTAGTAGCACTGTATTTCGTGCAAGGAATACCTGTTGGCTTAGCTTTTGGAACAATTCCCTTCTTACTGAAGTCAATGGCTAAGGAAACTTCATTCACGACGCTAGGtatcttttcaattgcTACGTATCCATattctttgaaaattttaTGGTCGCCCATCGTGGATTCCATATACAGCGATAAAATTGGTAGGAGACGTTCTTGGATCATACCAATCCAATTAGTCAGCGGGGTACTTTTATTCGCTTTGGGTTTCGCCATCAGTAGAGGTCTGGTGTTCACTGGAGTCGACGATGCTTTCCACGGTAGGAGTGATGGCATTCATGATCTAAGTATACTGGCATTGACTTTCTACTTCGGCACACTGGTCTTCTTATGTGCTACACAAGATATAGCTGTCGATGGCTGGGCATTGACCATTTTATCGAAGCAATCCCTCACATATGCTTCGACTGCGCAGACTGTGGGTATGAACATTGGATACTTTCTGTCCTTTACTATCTTTCTGTCCCTCAATTCCAATGATTTTGCAAACAAGTACATCAGAAGTGTTCCAAAAGAATACGGACTGTTGAGTCTTGGCGGCTATATGAAGTTCTCTGGGGCTATATATGTACTACTCACCTTTTATGTTATCTTTTACACCAAAGAGCGCCCACTCCAGGACATTCTGCCGATGAATTACACAACcaaaaaagatgatgagccAAAAGTACTGGTCGAGTATGGCGATGGCGACGCCATCGGGACTGAAAATACATCAAGCTTAATATACACCTACAAATGTTTTGCTAGAATTTTGAAGTTACCAACTGTTCGCACATTGGCGGTCATCCATATGATCTCCAAGCTAGCATTTCAATGCAACGAAGCAGCAACAAActtgaagctgctggagcaaGGTTTCAAGAGAGAGGATCTGGCCGTGACTGTGCTTATCGATGTACCATTTGAGATAATTTTCGGTTATTACGTAGCGAAATGGAGTTCAGATGCGAATAACTCGCCCCATTTTTCACAAAATAATGGATGGTCCAGGTGGCTGGTAGGAGATCCAGGCGTTCTAACACCGTGGCTATGGGGTTTCCTCGGCCGCTTAGCTTCTGCGATATTGGGCAGTATAGTAGTGAAAACGTTTCCTAAAGATGGTGAGATTGGCAAGCTATACTTCCTTGTCGTTATTGTACAACACTTGCTAGGTTCTTTCATGTCCACTGTTCAATTTGTTGGTATTTCGGCATTTCACACCAGAATTGCAGATCCCGCAGTGGGCGGCACCTATATGACGCTACTGAACACATTAAGCAACTTTGGCGGCACATGGCCTCGGCTGGTCATAATGTCAATGATCAATTACTTTAGTGTCTATGAATGCTATATTCCCGCATCTAAGGAGAAGCTGCGGTACCACGGCAAGGGCATGGATGTCTGTACAAAGGACCTGAATGGGGACGTTTCAATTCTGCGAGACGGCTATTATATTACCAATGCCATATGTGTAACCATTGGCATCCTCTTATATTTCGGCTTCTTGAAAAGGAAAGCTCTGCAACTGCAAAGCATGCCAATCACCGCATGGCGCTGTCAATGA